The bacterium region CTGCAGGGTGGCCCGGCGTTCGTGCCCGTCCGCCGGACCACCCCGAGATGGTACGCGCGTGGGGCAGCGGTCCGCCGCCGCCCGGATCACTCCGCGAACTCCACCTCCACCCGGTGCGGGATGATCCCGGCCTCGTAGCCGCGGTCCAGGAACAACTGCACCGCTCGCCGGCCGTCCTCGCCGTAGTCCAGCGTGCGCCGGTTGACGTACATGCCGACGAACTCGTCGGTCTGCGCGGCATCCAGCCCGCGGCCGTACGCCTGCGCGTACTCGAGGGCGGGCGCGCGGTGCTCGAGGGCGTACGCAATGGACTCCCGCAGCAGCCTCGAGATGCGCCGGATCAGGTCGGGACCCAGGTCCCGGCGCACGACGTTGCCGCCGAGCGGCAGCGGCAGCCCGCCGGTCTCCCGGGCCCACCACTCGCCCAGGTCCGCGATCAGGTGCAGGCCGTGGTCCGCGTACGTGAGCTGCCCTTCGTGGATGAGGAGGCCGACATCCGCCTTGCCCGCCGCGACGTGCTCCATGATGCGGTCGAACGGCACGACCTCGGTCTGGACGTCCGGCTGGAAGAGCTTGAGCGCGAGGTAGGCGGACGTGCGCTCGCCCGGCACGGCGACACGCCGGCCGCGTAGCTCCTCCGGCGAGAGCGGCTCCCGCGCCACCAGCCGTGGGCCGTAGCCCTCGCCCATGGACGCGCCGTGGGGCAGCAGGACGTAGCGGTCGTGGAGGTAGGCGTACGCGTGGATCGAGACGGCCGTGACCTCCAGCTCGCCGGCGAGGGCACGGCGGTTCAGCGTCTCGATGTCCTGGA contains the following coding sequences:
- a CDS encoding ABC transporter substrate-binding protein — encoded protein: MLIRVAHSPDSDDAFMFYALARGLIDTGDLEFVHELQDIETLNRRALAGELEVTAVSIHAYAYLHDRYVLLPHGASMGEGYGPRLVAREPLSPEELRGRRVAVPGERTSAYLALKLFQPDVQTEVVPFDRIMEHVAAGKADVGLLIHEGQLTYADHGLHLIADLGEWWARETGGLPLPLGGNVVRRDLGPDLIRRISRLLRESIAYALEHRAPALEYAQAYGRGLDAAQTDEFVGMYVNRRTLDYGEDGRRAVQLFLDRGYEAGIIPHRVEVEFAE